From a single Paenibacillus sp. FSL W8-0426 genomic region:
- a CDS encoding DUF3889 domain-containing protein has translation MRTLFITLIAVLLGATSGGTGSASPIPDYAKWGLIAVKETQAKYDVDILDYKHIGRSPLAGGLSQEQFKLWVKDKNGKEFAVNVRVNFNPDTQMLKNVEFTVENQ, from the coding sequence ATGAGGACACTCTTTATTACTCTTATTGCAGTATTGCTTGGCGCGACTAGCGGTGGGACAGGATCGGCTTCTCCGATTCCCGATTATGCGAAATGGGGATTGATTGCAGTCAAAGAGACGCAGGCCAAATATGATGTCGACATTTTGGATTACAAACATATCGGCCGTTCGCCGCTTGCGGGCGGTTTGTCCCAGGAACAGTTCAAGCTGTGGGTGAAAGACAAAAACGGAAAGGAATTTGCCGTAAATGTACGCGTCAATTTCAATCCGGATACGCAAATGTTGAAAAACGTGGAGTTTACGGTTGAAAATCAATAG